In a single window of the Tellurirhabdus bombi genome:
- the asnB gene encoding asparagine synthase (glutamine-hydrolyzing), translated as MCGIAGIVHFSGSPVQSTDIKAMMERQRHRGPDDGGLFLDQNVGLGFVRLSILDLSPAGHQPMQSDDERYVLIFNGEIYNYLEIKARLSAHYTFRSQTDTEVLLNAYRHWGADCLHHLNGMFAFAIHDRHDRKLFAARDRFGVKPFYYYLSDSCFVFASEIPPIFEHVRAQGHPLQPDETVMFNYLIHNRTDLNNDTFVQQIKKLGHGHCLTIQDNKLQINRWYNLTERLQQGWENPEEYYNCFQSSVDLRLRSDVPVGICLSGGLDSSSVASTLISGLNKKDFYAFSAVYGAGLNGDESSFINEYQNQLPNLVYVRPTEESLLDDFDSLMNCHFEPFGGLSIYSQFKVMKDAAQYVKVLMDGQGADEQLGGYMYFFGSFFRELLATGQYRRFAHEWRQHYKNHRTFSGLSYLAFYAAPAVLKDAMTNRKAGFVHPDFYREQQSKSTINAQLFSPKTLRESLLQHFESKLEHNLKWNDLNSMYFSIELREPFLDYRLVERTLASSSEQLIKDGTTKWILREAMRNRLPEKIRTRQDKVGFENPADHWMRASLFQQKAEEALHSPALVASGYFDVAQCRRRLKLHREGKIAIARDIWKWIETAHFLNKFTASPAERLSSGEANSSSSWKVQQKSAW; from the coding sequence ATGTGTGGAATAGCAGGGATAGTGCATTTTTCCGGTAGCCCCGTCCAATCGACAGACATAAAAGCGATGATGGAACGACAACGCCACCGGGGGCCCGATGACGGTGGTTTGTTTCTGGACCAGAACGTCGGATTGGGCTTTGTCCGGTTGAGTATCCTTGATCTTTCGCCCGCTGGCCACCAGCCAATGCAATCAGACGATGAGCGTTACGTGCTGATTTTCAACGGGGAAATCTATAATTATCTGGAAATTAAGGCGCGTTTAAGTGCGCATTATACCTTTCGCTCCCAAACCGACACGGAAGTTCTGCTGAACGCCTACCGGCATTGGGGTGCCGATTGCCTGCACCACCTGAACGGCATGTTTGCCTTCGCCATTCACGATCGGCACGACCGAAAGTTATTCGCTGCCCGCGACCGCTTTGGCGTCAAGCCTTTTTACTACTACCTCTCCGATAGCTGCTTCGTCTTTGCCAGCGAAATCCCACCGATTTTCGAGCATGTACGCGCCCAGGGGCACCCACTTCAGCCCGACGAAACAGTCATGTTTAATTACTTGATCCATAATCGGACAGATTTAAATAACGACACGTTTGTCCAGCAGATCAAGAAGTTAGGTCACGGTCACTGCCTGACTATACAGGATAATAAGCTTCAGATTAACCGCTGGTACAACCTGACGGAACGGCTCCAGCAGGGTTGGGAAAACCCGGAGGAATACTACAATTGCTTCCAATCTTCGGTTGATTTGCGGTTGCGTAGCGACGTTCCCGTGGGAATCTGTCTCAGCGGTGGCCTCGACTCTTCCTCGGTGGCTTCCACCCTGATCTCTGGCCTGAACAAAAAGGACTTTTACGCTTTTTCGGCGGTGTACGGAGCTGGTCTCAACGGAGATGAAAGCTCGTTCATCAACGAATACCAGAACCAGCTTCCTAATCTGGTGTACGTTCGTCCAACTGAAGAAAGCCTGCTGGACGATTTCGACAGTCTAATGAATTGCCACTTTGAGCCGTTCGGGGGACTGAGCATCTACTCCCAGTTCAAGGTCATGAAAGATGCCGCGCAGTACGTCAAGGTGTTGATGGACGGCCAGGGTGCCGACGAGCAGTTGGGTGGCTACATGTACTTTTTCGGGAGCTTTTTCCGGGAGTTACTCGCTACGGGGCAATACCGTCGATTTGCGCATGAATGGCGTCAGCACTACAAAAACCACCGCACTTTCAGCGGCCTGTCGTACCTGGCTTTTTACGCCGCGCCTGCCGTTCTTAAAGATGCCATGACCAACCGAAAGGCGGGTTTTGTTCACCCGGATTTTTACCGCGAACAGCAGTCAAAATCAACCATTAACGCGCAACTGTTCAGTCCGAAAACGCTCCGGGAGTCTTTGCTACAGCATTTTGAAAGTAAGCTGGAGCACAACCTCAAGTGGAACGACCTGAACAGCATGTATTTCTCCATCGAGTTGCGGGAGCCTTTTCTGGACTACCGACTGGTGGAGCGCACGCTGGCTTCGTCTTCGGAACAGCTTATTAAAGACGGCACCACCAAGTGGATTTTGCGGGAAGCCATGCGAAACCGTCTCCCCGAGAAAATACGAACCCGCCAGGATAAAGTGGGTTTTGAAAACCCCGCCGACCACTGGATGCGGGCCTCTCTTTTTCAACAAAAGGCCGAAGAAGCCTTGCACTCACCCGCTTTGGTAGCCTCGGGCTATTTCGATGTGGCACAATGCCGCCGCCGCCTTAAGCTCCACCGCGAAGGAAAAATTGCCATTGCCCGCGACATCTGGAAATGGATCGAGACGGCCCATTTTCTGAACAAGTTTACCGCTTCGCCCGCTGAGCGCTTGAGTTCGGGAGAAGCCAATTCGTCAAGTTCTTGGAAAGTGCAACAAAAATCAGCTTGGTAA
- a CDS encoding acyltransferase: MRLDRLLYKGIRRAYRRTRKLTDTAYTRWLFSIYRVQSGYGLESYGIPDLYLQKGATMTIGTRFKMYNGRSHTKAGQDQNCLFSLQENAVLTIGSNVTVSSFTAVCVEAITIGDNVRIGVDTCCYDSDFHSMRYYDRSSVPETRNYTITMPVVIENDCFIGNHCTILKGVRIGARAVVGPGSVVAKNIPSDEVWAGNPAQFVQKIDDDFLKTIDLHFSKRKAQSPFPPPKPTKN, encoded by the coding sequence ATGCGGTTAGATCGACTTTTATACAAGGGCATCCGCCGGGCCTACCGAAGAACACGAAAATTGACCGATACCGCCTATACCCGCTGGCTTTTTTCCATCTATCGTGTGCAGTCCGGTTACGGTTTAGAAAGTTACGGCATTCCGGATCTGTACCTGCAAAAAGGAGCAACCATGACCATCGGCACACGCTTCAAAATGTACAACGGGCGCTCGCATACCAAGGCGGGTCAGGATCAGAATTGCCTTTTTTCGCTCCAAGAAAATGCCGTTCTAACCATTGGCAGCAATGTTACCGTTAGTTCGTTTACGGCGGTGTGCGTCGAAGCAATCACCATTGGTGACAACGTCCGAATTGGCGTCGATACCTGCTGTTACGACAGTGATTTTCACTCCATGCGTTATTATGACCGCAGTTCGGTTCCCGAAACCAGAAATTACACCATCACCATGCCGGTGGTTATTGAGAACGACTGTTTTATTGGTAATCATTGTACGATCCTGAAAGGTGTCCGGATCGGTGCGCGCGCCGTTGTTGGTCCGGGATCGGTAGTTGCCAAAAACATTCCTTCGGATGAAGTCTGGGCAGGAAATCCTGCCCAGTTTGTTCAGAAAATTGATGATGATTTCCTGAAAACCATTGATTTGCATTTCTCCAAGCGAAAAGCGCAAAGTCCTTTCCCTCCGCCTAAACCAACGAAAAACTAA
- a CDS encoding lipopolysaccharide biosynthesis protein, producing the protein MLTLLRHYYKTGNALTITVRRNVIQSLGIKAASVIINLALVPLTLGLLTKELYGVWLTLSSIVAWFTFIDFGLGNGLRNKVTELLAQGKQEQAQTYVSTLYVATLLIGVGFWAVYTLIHPWLDWASIMNVSARWQAEISQLAYLAFCAFSLELVLRNINFVLLATHKSAVNGLFPFLSNVITLLLLLSLKTVLKVSILYVGLAVLLPQLFVLVGFHIYFFGFELAYLKPRWRMARRSVLSQFGSLGLQFFVIQLAWTIIFTTTNLLITRFLGPGYVAEYTIAYRYFGLLPMVFNIVLAPLWSAFGHAYHTQDLEWIKKTLTRMRQLWLGVVVGQLVLLATAPYLIPAWVDESVTVSFSLAVAMLIYQSLYIYGDIYVSLLNGVSQIRNQLIATSIAAALLIPLTYALVKLAGLGLVGILIAMTLCLLYSVGVAPLEVKRLLAKMTGRSTIIHKPPAVTL; encoded by the coding sequence ATGCTTACGTTACTCCGCCACTATTACAAAACTGGAAATGCGCTGACGATCACTGTCCGTCGCAACGTCATTCAGTCATTGGGTATTAAAGCGGCCAGCGTAATCATCAATTTAGCCTTAGTGCCCCTTACACTGGGCCTGTTGACGAAGGAGCTATACGGCGTCTGGCTCACCCTGAGTTCCATTGTCGCCTGGTTCACCTTCATTGATTTTGGCTTGGGCAACGGACTGCGAAATAAAGTAACCGAGCTTCTGGCGCAGGGCAAACAGGAACAGGCTCAAACATACGTCAGCACGCTGTATGTGGCGACGCTACTCATTGGCGTCGGTTTCTGGGCGGTTTATACGCTCATTCACCCCTGGCTGGATTGGGCGTCAATCATGAATGTATCGGCCCGCTGGCAAGCTGAAATCAGTCAGCTTGCCTACCTGGCTTTCTGCGCCTTTAGCCTGGAGTTGGTTCTGCGCAATATCAACTTTGTGTTGTTAGCCACGCATAAATCGGCGGTCAACGGCCTTTTCCCCTTCCTGAGCAACGTCATCACGTTGCTCTTGCTATTGAGTCTGAAAACGGTTTTGAAGGTGTCCATTCTGTATGTTGGACTGGCCGTATTGCTGCCACAACTGTTCGTTCTGGTTGGCTTTCATATCTATTTTTTTGGTTTTGAACTGGCTTACCTAAAGCCACGCTGGAGAATGGCGCGTCGCTCGGTCTTGTCTCAATTTGGTAGTCTGGGGCTTCAGTTTTTTGTAATTCAACTGGCCTGGACAATCATTTTTACGACGACAAACCTGCTGATTACCCGCTTTCTGGGACCCGGCTACGTAGCAGAATACACCATTGCTTACCGCTATTTTGGCCTTCTGCCAATGGTATTCAATATTGTGCTTGCCCCGCTTTGGTCAGCTTTTGGCCACGCCTATCATACCCAGGACCTGGAATGGATCAAAAAAACACTGACGCGCATGCGGCAACTCTGGCTGGGCGTTGTGGTGGGTCAGTTGGTTTTGCTGGCCACCGCCCCTTACCTCATTCCTGCTTGGGTGGATGAATCGGTGACGGTTTCTTTTTCGCTGGCGGTAGCCATGCTGATTTACCAATCCCTATACATCTACGGCGACATTTACGTAAGTCTGCTAAATGGAGTTAGCCAAATTCGAAACCAGCTGATTGCTACGTCGATAGCCGCCGCGCTACTGATTCCGCTGACGTATGCCCTGGTTAAACTGGCGGGCCTTGGTCTGGTCGGTATTCTGATTGCCATGACGCTTTGTTTACTCTACAGCGTTGGTGTAGCCCCTTTGGAAGTCAAGCGTTTACTGGCTAAAATGACCGGACGCTCAACCATTATTCACAAACCTCCGGCGGTGACGCTTTAG
- a CDS encoding Gfo/Idh/MocA family protein, whose product MNFSERLIRFAVVGCGHIGKRHAEMIKSHPETELAALVDVKHHRDLNLHGYDVPFFNSLDDMLAANLNVDVVTIATPNGLHAQQALRCLDANKHVVIEKPIALRRQDAEQVLYKALSKRRDVFAVMQNRYSPPSVWLKNLVESGVLGKIYMVQLNCYWNRDERYYTTGSWHGRRELDGGTLYTQFSHFIDIMYWLFGDVSNIQARLMDFNHQHLTDFEDSGFVSFKFLDGGMGSLNFSTSVWQNNLESSMTIIAENGSVKVGGQYMEKVEFCNIRGYTMPELAPTNAGNDYGGYKGSAMNHNYVVENVVDVLRGRATITTNAMEGLKVVDIIERIYKEAMIEQPELPASLFADLQSPRMVIPNREAARLNGSARHFDHASLYTK is encoded by the coding sequence ATGAACTTTTCAGAACGATTGATCCGGTTTGCGGTAGTGGGCTGCGGGCACATAGGAAAGCGCCACGCCGAAATGATCAAATCCCATCCGGAAACCGAACTAGCGGCGCTGGTCGACGTCAAACACCACCGAGATCTGAACTTGCATGGCTACGATGTTCCTTTCTTTAATTCGCTGGACGACATGCTCGCCGCGAACCTGAATGTCGATGTTGTTACCATTGCCACCCCCAACGGCCTCCACGCCCAGCAGGCGCTGCGCTGTCTGGACGCGAACAAACACGTTGTTATCGAAAAACCCATTGCCCTGCGACGCCAGGATGCCGAACAGGTTCTTTATAAAGCCCTTAGCAAGCGCCGTGATGTGTTTGCTGTTATGCAAAACCGCTATTCGCCGCCTTCAGTCTGGTTGAAAAATCTGGTTGAATCGGGTGTTCTGGGAAAAATTTACATGGTTCAGCTCAACTGCTACTGGAACCGGGACGAACGCTATTACACGACCGGAAGCTGGCACGGCCGCCGGGAACTGGACGGAGGCACGCTCTACACGCAGTTCTCGCACTTTATCGACATCATGTATTGGCTCTTCGGTGACGTCTCGAACATCCAGGCCCGCCTGATGGACTTCAACCACCAGCACCTGACTGACTTTGAAGACAGCGGTTTTGTTTCCTTCAAGTTTCTGGATGGCGGTATGGGATCGCTGAACTTCTCTACCTCCGTCTGGCAGAACAATCTGGAAAGCAGCATGACCATTATTGCCGAAAACGGTAGCGTTAAGGTCGGCGGGCAATACATGGAGAAGGTGGAGTTCTGCAACATTCGCGGTTATACCATGCCTGAACTGGCACCCACCAACGCGGGCAATGACTACGGCGGCTACAAAGGATCAGCCATGAACCACAACTACGTGGTCGAAAACGTGGTGGATGTGCTGCGCGGACGGGCTACCATTACGACCAATGCGATGGAAGGACTGAAAGTGGTGGATATTATTGAGCGAATTTACAAAGAAGCCATGATCGAGCAGCCTGAGCTACCGGCCTCGCTGTTTGCCGATCTGCAATCGCCGCGCATGGTCATTCCCAACCGGGAAGCCGCCCGCCTTAACGGCTCTGCCCGGCATTTCGACCACGCCAGCCTTTACACGAAATAG
- a CDS encoding acyltransferase — MTTVETTFIHPTAIIDEGAAIGAGTRIWHFAHIMPGCTIGEECSIGQNVVVSPGVVLGRNVKVQNNVSIYTGVTCEDDVFLGPSMVFTNVINPRSAIVRKHQFAPTHVGRGASIGANATVVCGNPIGAYALIGAGAVVTKPVPAYALLVGNPARLIGWVSEYGHRLHFDDNQEATCPESSQVYQLKDNNVTRIR, encoded by the coding sequence ATGACCACCGTCGAAACAACGTTTATCCATCCAACAGCCATCATCGACGAAGGGGCTGCCATCGGCGCAGGCACCCGCATCTGGCATTTTGCGCACATCATGCCCGGCTGTACCATCGGCGAAGAGTGCAGCATCGGCCAGAACGTCGTTGTGTCGCCGGGCGTAGTACTGGGCCGCAATGTGAAAGTGCAGAACAATGTCTCGATTTATACCGGAGTTACCTGTGAAGACGACGTTTTTCTGGGACCATCCATGGTATTTACCAACGTAATTAATCCCCGGTCGGCCATTGTTCGGAAGCATCAGTTTGCACCAACCCACGTGGGCCGGGGTGCTTCCATCGGCGCAAACGCTACCGTTGTGTGCGGCAATCCGATTGGTGCTTACGCCCTGATTGGCGCAGGAGCCGTGGTGACGAAGCCAGTGCCCGCCTATGCTTTACTGGTGGGTAATCCGGCGCGGCTCATCGGTTGGGTCAGTGAATATGGTCACCGACTCCATTTCGATGACAACCAGGAGGCTACCTGTCCGGAAAGTAGTCAAGTGTATCAACTAAAAGATAACAACGTAACTCGGATTCGATAA
- a CDS encoding DegT/DnrJ/EryC1/StrS family aminotransferase, with protein MIAIEPIQMVDLKTQYHRLKSDIDEAIQQCLHQGDYINGHYVREFQQDLAHFLRVSRVVTCANGTDALQLALMGLGLKPGDEVIVPAFSYVATAEVIALLGLTPVWADVDPLTFNLTADQVERVITPRTKAVIPVHLFGQCVDMTPLLNLAKSNGLAVVEDTAQALGSEYRLSDGNLQAAGTLGDIGCTSFFPSKNLGCYGDGGALFTNQEALGERLRMIANHGQRQKYVHELVGVNSRLDTLQAAILTVKLKHLKEFSQQRQQAAARYDQGLQNIPGLQIPTQATYSTHVYHQYTLKVAAGLRDGLKAHLSKHGVPSMVYYPIPLHQQPAYQSSRYPKNSFPIAEALCQEVLSLPMHTELNSDVQGLICSLIGDYMTQQIKSA; from the coding sequence ATGATAGCAATTGAACCCATTCAGATGGTCGATTTGAAAACGCAGTATCACCGTTTGAAATCGGATATCGACGAAGCCATTCAGCAGTGCCTCCATCAGGGCGATTATATCAACGGTCATTATGTGCGGGAATTTCAACAGGATTTAGCTCATTTCCTGCGGGTAAGTCGGGTTGTTACCTGTGCCAATGGAACTGATGCGCTGCAATTGGCACTCATGGGGCTGGGTCTGAAACCGGGTGATGAAGTCATTGTTCCCGCTTTCTCATACGTAGCTACTGCCGAAGTTATTGCGCTTCTGGGACTTACGCCGGTCTGGGCCGATGTAGACCCGCTGACCTTCAACCTCACCGCCGACCAGGTGGAACGCGTTATCACGCCACGTACCAAAGCCGTTATTCCGGTACATTTGTTTGGCCAGTGTGTGGACATGACGCCTTTGCTCAATCTGGCGAAAAGTAATGGATTGGCTGTTGTAGAAGACACGGCTCAGGCTCTGGGCAGCGAATACCGGCTTTCTGACGGCAACCTGCAAGCCGCCGGAACCTTGGGCGATATTGGCTGTACGTCGTTTTTTCCGTCAAAAAATCTAGGTTGCTACGGTGATGGAGGGGCGTTGTTTACCAACCAGGAAGCCCTGGGCGAGCGCCTGCGGATGATTGCTAACCACGGCCAGCGGCAGAAATATGTCCACGAACTGGTTGGAGTCAACTCCCGACTGGACACACTCCAGGCCGCTATTCTGACCGTTAAGCTTAAGCATTTGAAGGAGTTTAGCCAGCAACGCCAACAGGCCGCCGCTCGTTACGACCAGGGTTTGCAGAACATTCCAGGCCTTCAAATACCGACTCAGGCCACTTATTCAACGCATGTTTATCACCAATATACCCTAAAAGTTGCGGCTGGTTTGCGGGATGGACTGAAAGCGCATTTATCGAAGCATGGCGTTCCATCGATGGTTTATTACCCGATTCCGCTTCATCAGCAGCCCGCTTACCAGAGCAGTCGTTACCCCAAAAACAGCTTTCCAATTGCCGAAGCGCTGTGTCAGGAAGTGCTTTCGCTACCGATGCATACCGAGTTAAACAGTGACGTTCAGGGGCTAATCTGCTCGCTGATTGGCGATTACATGACCCAGCAAATCAAATCCGCATGA
- a CDS encoding nucleotide sugar dehydrogenase: MNQLLNYNSVENQPTDLPDSTHPSAALSTTAAPVIGILGLGYVGLPLAIEFGKNYQVVGFDINTQRIAELTSGIDCTGETVTTDLQAAEGLLLTDQQEALQGCNVYIVTVPTPVDQYKRPNLTPLLKASETVGKVLKRGDIVVYESTVYPGCTEEDCVPILEEISGLTFNVDFFCGYSPERINPGDKVNTLTKIKKVVSGSTPETGQKLKALYGSIIEAGVHLAPTLKVAEASKAIENAQRDVNISFVNELALMFDRMGIDTTDVLEAAATKWNFLNFKPGLVGGHCIGVDPYYLMHKAESLGYYPQVILSGRRINENMGMFIANKVVKLMLGKDIRVKGAKALLLGITFKENCPDTRNSRAVDIYRELGQFGMEIDVYDPWADRSCMVDEYTIDLIDAPKGPYEVIVLAVSHKEFKTLDLLQLRADKAVIFDTKAFLDRNLVDARL, encoded by the coding sequence ATGAATCAGCTTCTTAACTATAACTCGGTTGAAAACCAGCCTACCGATCTGCCCGATAGCACCCATCCTTCGGCTGCTCTCTCAACTACTGCGGCACCCGTAATTGGTATTTTAGGCCTGGGCTACGTGGGCCTTCCGCTAGCGATAGAATTTGGCAAGAATTACCAGGTAGTCGGTTTTGACATCAATACCCAGCGCATCGCCGAACTGACAAGCGGAATTGACTGCACCGGCGAAACCGTAACCACCGATCTTCAGGCCGCCGAAGGCTTATTGCTGACCGACCAACAGGAGGCGCTTCAGGGCTGCAACGTCTACATCGTTACGGTGCCAACACCCGTTGACCAGTACAAACGGCCAAACCTGACGCCCTTATTGAAAGCCAGCGAAACAGTCGGCAAAGTGTTAAAGCGGGGCGATATTGTTGTCTATGAATCAACGGTTTACCCAGGTTGTACGGAAGAAGATTGCGTTCCTATATTGGAAGAAATCAGTGGTCTTACCTTTAATGTTGATTTCTTCTGTGGTTATTCACCCGAACGCATCAATCCGGGCGACAAGGTAAATACGCTCACGAAAATCAAGAAAGTAGTGAGTGGCAGCACGCCCGAAACAGGCCAGAAATTAAAAGCGCTATACGGCAGCATTATTGAGGCGGGCGTCCACCTGGCTCCAACGCTGAAGGTAGCCGAAGCCAGCAAAGCCATCGAAAACGCCCAGCGCGATGTTAATATCTCGTTTGTCAACGAGTTGGCCCTTATGTTCGACCGCATGGGCATCGACACAACCGATGTCCTCGAAGCCGCCGCAACCAAATGGAATTTTCTGAATTTCAAGCCGGGGCTGGTGGGCGGACACTGCATCGGCGTTGACCCGTATTACCTGATGCACAAGGCGGAGAGTCTGGGGTATTACCCGCAGGTTATTTTGTCGGGAAGACGGATTAACGAAAACATGGGCATGTTCATCGCCAATAAAGTGGTGAAGCTCATGCTGGGGAAAGACATTCGGGTGAAAGGAGCCAAAGCGCTGTTACTGGGGATCACATTCAAGGAAAATTGCCCCGATACCCGCAATTCCAGGGCGGTGGATATTTACCGTGAATTGGGCCAGTTTGGGATGGAAATCGATGTGTACGACCCCTGGGCCGACCGCTCGTGCATGGTTGATGAGTACACCATCGATCTCATTGACGCTCCAAAAGGCCCCTACGAAGTGATCGTTCTAGCCGTCAGCCACAAGGAGTTTAAAACCCTTGACCTGCTCCAACTACGCGCCGATAAAGCCGTCATTTTCGATACCAAAGCATTTCTTGATCGTAATCTAGTGGACGCTCGCCTTTAA
- a CDS encoding GumC family protein, with amino-acid sequence MNGTSSYIYDTKAVYNKEEQFTSDLQNVLSKYLRNWKWFVLSVLVMLVIGYIYSQTTEPVYRIQASLLVKDQQKGLSEKNILKEMDFFTPSRVVENEIEIIQSFTLMQKAVDKLGLDVRYYHQKTFRKQEIYDASPIRLVAEKPLPSLYKKSLQIEIINPEAVRIEEATYPVNQSIETPYGRLRIVPKRALIPDSEPILVKVMPRHKAAQQYQKNLTVETSSKASTVLLVTLEDPVVRKGEHLLNQLLKEYNAAEVTDKNRVVTNTLDFIEKRLGLVSTELADIEGEIERFKSANKITNISAEAQALLQKVQGTDIQLSQVEIQISVLADLERYVHAKASNPGMVPATLGLSDPTLIAQIGRAAELELRREQIARTTSDSHPFLRTIDEQIRATKSNIRETVGTMRIMLTSSRQQLLAKNAQHENQIRVVPGKERALMSITRQQVIKNNLYTYLLQKREETALSHATTVSDTRTIDLATSDDVPIKPIKSLIFLLFGSLGLLIPIAFIWAKDIFSKLIAQRIDIDSATHAPVIAEISHTKHKNAVVVSNDNRSETAEQIRALRTNIQLLRSNEKNMALLITSSISGEGKSFISLNLGASLALINRPTVLLEMDLRRPKIHSMLGVPNGIGLSDYLAGHAELDDILHPVPNIPYYWVITCGKIPTNPSELLTNTRMEELFARLREIFAYILVDAPPIGLVTDAQIIADHTDASLYVIRYNLTPKQALRKVETLYREQRLRKLSLVLNAADTQSTYGYGNQYYQELESEKSGVLDLFRGRLPNT; translated from the coding sequence ATGAATGGCACATCATCTTATATCTACGACACGAAAGCTGTGTACAATAAGGAGGAGCAGTTTACCTCTGATTTACAGAACGTCCTGTCCAAATACCTGAGAAACTGGAAGTGGTTTGTCCTTTCTGTGCTGGTGATGCTCGTCATTGGCTACATCTACTCACAAACCACAGAACCGGTTTATCGCATTCAGGCCAGCTTGCTGGTGAAAGATCAGCAAAAGGGTCTTTCGGAAAAGAACATTCTGAAAGAAATGGATTTTTTCACGCCCAGCCGGGTGGTGGAAAATGAAATCGAAATCATTCAGTCGTTCACCTTGATGCAAAAAGCGGTTGATAAGCTCGGTTTGGATGTCCGCTATTACCATCAGAAAACATTTCGAAAACAAGAAATTTACGACGCCTCCCCCATTCGGTTGGTTGCAGAGAAACCGCTCCCGAGTCTTTACAAAAAAAGCCTTCAAATCGAAATTATCAACCCGGAGGCCGTTCGCATCGAGGAAGCTACTTATCCTGTTAATCAGTCCATTGAAACCCCTTACGGTCGCCTGCGGATTGTTCCCAAACGTGCGCTGATTCCAGACAGCGAGCCTATTCTTGTTAAGGTTATGCCGCGCCATAAGGCCGCTCAGCAGTACCAGAAAAACCTCACGGTGGAAACCAGTAGCAAGGCTTCTACAGTCCTGCTGGTTACATTGGAAGACCCCGTTGTTCGAAAAGGGGAACACTTGCTGAACCAATTACTGAAAGAATACAACGCCGCCGAAGTAACCGACAAAAACCGGGTGGTGACTAATACGCTGGACTTCATTGAAAAAAGGCTTGGTCTGGTTTCTACGGAATTAGCAGATATTGAAGGTGAAATCGAGCGTTTTAAGTCGGCCAATAAGATCACGAACATCAGCGCGGAAGCGCAGGCTTTGCTCCAGAAAGTTCAGGGAACGGATATTCAGCTTAGTCAGGTTGAGATTCAGATTAGCGTTTTAGCTGACCTCGAACGCTACGTACACGCCAAAGCCAGTAATCCAGGCATGGTGCCTGCGACCTTGGGGCTAAGCGACCCAACGCTGATTGCCCAGATCGGCAGAGCAGCGGAACTCGAATTGCGCCGGGAACAAATCGCCCGCACAACCTCTGATTCGCACCCGTTTCTACGGACCATTGATGAGCAGATTCGCGCAACGAAAAGCAACATCCGGGAAACAGTAGGCACCATGCGGATTATGCTCACTAGCTCCCGCCAGCAATTGCTAGCCAAAAACGCCCAGCACGAAAACCAGATTCGGGTGGTGCCCGGCAAAGAGCGCGCGTTGATGAGTATAACGCGGCAACAGGTCATCAAAAATAATTTGTATACCTATCTGCTTCAGAAGCGGGAAGAAACGGCACTCTCGCACGCCACCACGGTTTCCGACACCCGCACGATTGACCTGGCTACCAGTGATGACGTGCCCATCAAGCCCATCAAGTCTCTGATTTTTCTGCTTTTCGGTAGCCTTGGCCTTCTTATTCCTATTGCTTTTATCTGGGCCAAAGACATATTCAGTAAGTTAATTGCCCAGCGTATCGACATCGACAGCGCAACCCATGCGCCGGTTATTGCCGAAATATCGCATACCAAGCATAAAAATGCCGTGGTGGTGAGCAACGACAACCGCTCCGAAACAGCGGAACAAATCCGTGCTTTGCGCACCAACATTCAGCTTCTGCGTTCGAACGAGAAAAACATGGCGTTGCTAATCACGTCCAGCATTAGCGGGGAAGGCAAATCGTTCATTTCGCTGAATTTGGGCGCTAGTCTGGCACTCATCAACCGCCCTACCGTGCTGCTGGAAATGGACCTGCGCCGTCCTAAAATCCATAGCATGCTGGGAGTGCCGAATGGAATTGGGCTTAGCGACTACCTGGCTGGTCATGCCGAACTCGACGATATCCTCCACCCGGTTCCGAACATTCCTTATTATTGGGTGATCACCTGCGGTAAGATTCCGACCAATCCCTCTGAGTTGTTAACCAATACCCGAATGGAAGAGCTGTTCGCCCGGCTTCGCGAAATATTTGCCTACATTCTGGTTGATGCACCTCCCATTGGTCTGGTTACCGACGCCCAAATCATTGCTGACCATACAGACGCCTCGTTGTATGTCATCCGCTATAACCTTACTCCCAAGCAGGCTTTGCGGAAAGTAGAAACCTTATACCGCGAACAACGGCTCCGAAAGCTAAGTCTGGTGCTTAATGCCGCCGACACGCAAAGCACTTACGGGTATGGTAATCAATATTATCAGGAATTAGAATCCGAAAAATCAGGTGTCCTGGACCTATTCCGGGGTAGGTTGCCAAACACTTGA